One Micromonospora craniellae genomic region harbors:
- a CDS encoding amidohydrolase family protein, producing MSAVESNLLLAHCTVLDARVVDGADPVPDAAVWVRGDRIAAVGPYAQVAAQAQAAGAVREVDLDGAYLTPGLVNMHTHLSLSLPGTGGDDVKTMGPHDLAYYMADGARRTLHCGVTTVRCVAEKDHADFALRRAIAAGRVQGPRILTAGRALVCTGGHGHESSDTLECDGPVGFRRGVRSQIKAGADLIKVMISGGIAGEHERINTPQLFTDELAAVLETAHAWGRKVTAHAGPAEIIGAAVELGLDCVEHGYQLTPQVVTRMAERGTALVPTLLVTRCKEFFDELGVPEWMQCRSLGAGPRHLESFAMAVDAGVEVLLGSDMPPFWHFEGTNATVRELECMSERIGPARALHAGTRGPVRWLGVEEDRGTVEVGKLADLIAMDEDPLTATSAFRGVRWVMKGGRIARDDRTEAA from the coding sequence ATGAGCGCCGTCGAGTCGAATCTGTTGCTGGCCCACTGCACCGTGCTGGACGCGCGCGTGGTGGACGGTGCGGACCCGGTGCCGGACGCCGCCGTCTGGGTACGTGGCGACCGGATCGCCGCAGTCGGCCCGTACGCCCAGGTGGCGGCGCAGGCCCAGGCCGCCGGAGCGGTCCGCGAGGTGGACCTGGACGGGGCGTACCTGACACCTGGTCTGGTCAACATGCACACCCACCTGTCACTGTCGCTGCCCGGCACCGGCGGCGACGACGTCAAGACGATGGGTCCGCACGACCTGGCGTACTACATGGCGGACGGCGCCCGGCGCACGCTGCACTGCGGCGTGACCACGGTGCGCTGCGTCGCCGAGAAGGACCACGCCGACTTCGCGTTGCGCCGGGCCATCGCCGCCGGTCGGGTCCAAGGTCCCCGCATCCTCACCGCCGGCCGGGCGCTGGTCTGCACCGGCGGGCACGGGCACGAGAGCAGCGACACCCTGGAGTGCGACGGGCCGGTCGGGTTCCGCCGCGGCGTCCGCAGTCAGATCAAGGCCGGCGCGGACCTGATCAAGGTGATGATCTCCGGCGGCATCGCCGGTGAGCACGAGCGGATCAACACCCCGCAGTTGTTCACCGACGAACTGGCCGCCGTGCTGGAGACCGCCCACGCCTGGGGCCGCAAGGTGACCGCGCACGCCGGGCCGGCCGAGATCATCGGCGCGGCGGTCGAGCTGGGACTGGACTGTGTGGAGCACGGCTACCAGCTCACTCCGCAGGTGGTGACGCGGATGGCCGAGCGGGGCACCGCCCTGGTGCCGACGCTGCTGGTGACCCGCTGCAAGGAGTTCTTCGACGAACTCGGCGTACCGGAGTGGATGCAGTGCCGGTCGCTCGGGGCCGGCCCCCGGCACCTGGAGAGCTTCGCGATGGCTGTCGACGCCGGGGTGGAGGTGCTGCTCGGCAGCGACATGCCGCCGTTCTGGCACTTCGAGGGCACCAACGCCACGGTCCGGGAACTGGAGTGCATGTCCGAGCGGATCGGCCCGGCGCGGGCGTTGCACGCCGGCACCCGGGGACCGGTGCGCTGGCTGGGTGTCGAGGAGGACCGGGGCACGGTCGAGGTCGGCAAGCTGGCCGACCTGATCGCGATGGACGAGGACCCACTCACCGCCACCTCGGCGTTCCGGGGTGTGCGCTGGGTGATGAAGGGCGGGCGGATCGCCCGGGACGACCGGACGGAGGCGGCATGA
- a CDS encoding helix-turn-helix domain-containing protein: MLTTIGDHLRRLRSKSTLTQERLAERAGVSVETIRKLEQNERTSARMSTLNKLATALGVPTSALMGSAAKAQAMREPDAAPLGLVDVRRALTPVSGLDGRSVVDDPEIGPPTAADVRRSIKAANTIYHANDYAAALTLIPGLLDEARTFVDVADGDERLVAHALASQAHQLAGRLLIQLRRVDLAHVALTAALDHARRSGDQIIGAAVVAPMCWLLLRQARFEEAEVLAVRTADQVEPKLSTASPAHLSAWGFLLIKGASAAVRDARHDDARDMLDLAAAGAHRLGDRPNPDADVIGNDYSAEGVHLMRVESAVIAGRPDEALALAQQVHRSPQVTPSSRQRHYLDVAWSHAQTGAYADATGVLMDLRDRAPAWLRQQRYARDIVQSIAEKRRRAMTKELAELASLVGA, from the coding sequence ATGCTCACGACGATCGGCGATCACCTACGCAGACTGCGCAGCAAGTCCACTCTCACTCAGGAGCGGCTGGCGGAGCGGGCAGGCGTCAGTGTGGAGACGATTCGGAAGCTGGAGCAGAACGAGCGAACCAGCGCCCGCATGTCGACGTTGAACAAGTTGGCGACTGCGCTTGGCGTACCGACGTCCGCGCTGATGGGTTCTGCCGCCAAGGCGCAGGCCATGCGTGAGCCTGATGCCGCGCCGCTGGGCCTTGTCGATGTCCGCCGCGCGTTGACGCCGGTCTCGGGCCTCGATGGGCGTTCCGTGGTGGATGACCCCGAGATCGGCCCACCGACTGCCGCTGACGTGCGGCGGTCGATCAAGGCGGCGAACACGATCTACCACGCCAATGACTACGCGGCAGCTCTCACGTTGATCCCCGGCCTGCTCGACGAGGCGCGGACGTTCGTCGACGTCGCCGACGGTGATGAGCGGCTGGTCGCGCATGCGCTGGCGTCGCAGGCTCACCAGTTGGCGGGTCGGCTCCTTATCCAGCTACGCCGCGTTGACCTTGCGCATGTCGCGCTCACTGCGGCACTCGATCACGCCCGTCGCAGCGGTGATCAGATCATCGGTGCCGCAGTGGTGGCACCGATGTGTTGGCTGTTGCTGCGGCAGGCCCGGTTCGAGGAGGCCGAGGTGCTGGCGGTACGGACCGCCGATCAGGTGGAGCCGAAGCTGTCCACCGCCTCGCCCGCCCACCTGTCCGCCTGGGGCTTCCTGCTGATCAAGGGCGCGTCGGCGGCGGTCCGGGACGCGCGGCACGACGACGCCCGGGACATGCTCGACCTGGCAGCGGCCGGTGCGCACCGGCTCGGTGACCGGCCCAACCCCGACGCCGACGTCATCGGCAACGACTATTCGGCCGAGGGTGTGCACCTGATGCGGGTGGAGTCGGCGGTCATCGCGGGCCGCCCCGACGAGGCGTTGGCTCTCGCACAGCAGGTGCACCGGTCTCCGCAGGTGACCCCGTCGTCGCGGCAGCGGCACTACCTGGACGTCGCGTGGTCCCATGCCCAGACCGGTGCGTACGCGGACGCGACCGGTGTGCTGATGGATCTCCGGGATCGGGCACCGGCGTGGTTGCGGCAGCAGCGGTACGCCCGGGACATCGTCCAGTCGATCGCCGAGAAGCGTCGGCGGGCGATGACCAAGGAGCTGGCCGAGTTGGCGTCTCTGGTCGGGGCGTAG
- a CDS encoding helix-turn-helix domain-containing protein has protein sequence MPGDPVPIGRRVAYLRARRNLSQQTFADRLGKSKSWVDKVERGVRSLERLSVIRDIATVLRVDAATLLGRDVEPADVVERDEGVARIRAAMSTYEMALGRPSARGGVMPPERVAREVAHAWTTYQHARYPHLIDLLPGLLGTVHRAYAQDPEAGRPLVVEAYRVTTALLVKLDEHQLAWLAADRAMSAATGDRMLLACASVQLGQVLRTSARARSVMLAAAYQIAPPDPDTGDPPEVSLCGSLLVQAALIAATCGNDRAAADLLDEAAEMAARVGEGHDHHRTAFGPTAVELARVTAAVALGDTSEAVARHEKAIGRDEWRWLPVEHRAAHLVDAARAYLDTDDATNAARVLIQADATAPAEIRHRPAVREMVAHVARDQDASTAITQLAISLGLV, from the coding sequence GTGCCCGGTGATCCCGTGCCGATCGGGCGGCGGGTGGCCTACCTGCGGGCGCGGCGGAATCTGTCGCAGCAGACGTTCGCCGACCGCCTGGGCAAGTCGAAGAGTTGGGTGGACAAGGTCGAACGTGGCGTGCGGTCGCTGGAGCGGCTGTCGGTCATCCGGGACATCGCCACCGTGCTGCGGGTGGACGCGGCGACTCTGCTCGGCCGTGACGTCGAGCCCGCCGATGTGGTCGAGCGTGATGAGGGTGTCGCGCGGATCAGGGCGGCGATGTCGACGTACGAGATGGCCCTCGGTCGACCGTCCGCGCGCGGCGGGGTGATGCCGCCGGAGCGGGTGGCGCGGGAGGTCGCGCACGCGTGGACGACCTACCAGCACGCCCGATATCCGCACCTGATCGACCTGCTGCCGGGGCTGTTGGGCACGGTGCACCGGGCGTACGCCCAGGACCCGGAGGCGGGCCGGCCGTTGGTGGTGGAGGCGTACCGGGTCACCACGGCGTTGCTGGTCAAGCTGGACGAGCACCAGCTTGCCTGGCTGGCCGCCGACCGGGCGATGTCCGCCGCCACCGGCGACCGCATGTTGTTGGCGTGCGCGTCGGTGCAGCTCGGGCAGGTGCTCCGCACGTCGGCGCGGGCGCGGTCGGTGATGCTGGCCGCCGCCTACCAGATCGCCCCACCCGACCCCGACACCGGCGATCCGCCGGAGGTGTCGCTCTGCGGCAGCCTGCTCGTGCAGGCCGCCCTCATTGCCGCGACCTGCGGCAACGACCGCGCCGCCGCTGATCTGCTGGACGAAGCTGCCGAGATGGCCGCCCGGGTCGGCGAGGGACACGACCACCACCGCACGGCCTTCGGCCCGACCGCCGTCGAACTGGCCCGGGTCACCGCCGCCGTCGCACTCGGCGACACCTCGGAGGCCGTCGCACGGCACGAGAAGGCGATCGGGCGCGACGAGTGGCGGTGGCTGCCCGTCGAGCATCGCGCCGCGCACCTTGTCGACGCCGCTCGCGCCTACCTGGACACCGACGACGCCACCAACGCGGCCCGAGTCCTGATCCAGGCCGACGCCACCGCGCCCGCCGAGATCCGACACCGACCGGCGGTACGAGAGATGGTCGCCCACGTCGCCCGCGACCAGGACGCGTCGACGGCGATCACCCAACTCGCCATCAGCCTCGGGCTGGTCTGA
- a CDS encoding TIGR04076 family protein, protein MTDSPDGDMEIYDLRVSVDRIEGRSVCGMAIGDSFDLVNSAHLKLPDGKHFCVYALAAVLPFLAAKQRDLAAGDWLDQDSLFACPDPEERLVMKVERTCRRRMNSADLT, encoded by the coding sequence ATGACCGACAGCCCGGACGGCGACATGGAGATCTACGACCTGCGGGTGAGCGTGGACCGCATCGAGGGACGCTCGGTCTGCGGCATGGCCATCGGCGACTCGTTCGACCTGGTCAACAGCGCCCACCTGAAGCTGCCCGACGGCAAGCACTTCTGCGTCTACGCCCTCGCCGCCGTGCTGCCCTTCCTCGCCGCGAAACAGCGGGACCTGGCCGCCGGGGACTGGCTCGACCAGGACTCGCTCTTCGCCTGCCCGGACCCGGAGGAGCGGCTGGTCATGAAGGTGGAACGCACCTGCCGCCGCCGGATGAACTCGGCGGACCTCACCTGA
- a CDS encoding LLM class flavin-dependent oxidoreductase, whose protein sequence is MTVEIGLGLQSDKPAGAYARLARAAESHGFDVLTVFGDLMYQPPVFPLLEMAQATSRVRLGPACLNPYSLAPYEIAGQIAALDLASAGRAYLGLARGTWLGAVGLAQPKPLATIEEAAAVVYRLLRGDRDGYRGQVFTLAPDTALRYAVQRPDPPLLIGAWGPKGAALAGRIADEIKVGGSANPDMVPVVQDRLRVGALAAGRDVDEVGIVLGAVTVVDTDGEAARAKARTEVAMYLAVVADLDPTVTLPDGLVARVGEFVDAGEHDAAGRLIPDGVLDRFAFSGTPAQVAAQAQQLIDAGVRRVEFGTPHGLTDDRGVDLLGTAVLPLLRR, encoded by the coding sequence ATGACGGTCGAGATCGGACTCGGTCTACAGAGCGACAAACCGGCCGGCGCGTACGCCCGGTTGGCCCGTGCCGCCGAGTCGCACGGATTCGACGTGCTGACCGTCTTCGGTGACCTGATGTACCAGCCACCGGTGTTCCCGCTGCTGGAGATGGCCCAGGCCACCAGCCGGGTACGCCTCGGCCCGGCCTGCCTCAACCCGTACTCCCTGGCGCCGTACGAGATCGCCGGCCAGATCGCCGCGCTCGACCTGGCGTCTGCCGGACGGGCCTACCTGGGGTTGGCCCGTGGCACCTGGCTCGGCGCGGTCGGTCTGGCCCAGCCGAAGCCGCTGGCCACCATCGAGGAGGCGGCGGCGGTCGTCTACCGCCTGCTGCGCGGTGACCGCGACGGCTACCGGGGACAGGTCTTCACGCTGGCCCCGGACACCGCGCTGCGGTATGCCGTGCAACGCCCCGATCCGCCGCTGCTGATCGGCGCGTGGGGACCGAAGGGCGCGGCCCTGGCCGGCCGGATCGCCGACGAGATCAAGGTGGGCGGCAGCGCGAACCCCGACATGGTGCCGGTCGTCCAGGACCGCCTCCGGGTCGGCGCCCTCGCCGCCGGACGCGACGTGGACGAGGTCGGCATCGTCCTCGGCGCGGTGACGGTGGTCGACACCGACGGCGAGGCCGCACGGGCCAAGGCCCGGACCGAGGTCGCCATGTACCTCGCCGTGGTCGCCGACCTGGACCCGACGGTCACCCTGCCGGACGGCCTGGTGGCGCGTGTCGGCGAATTCGTCGACGCGGGCGAGCACGACGCCGCCGGCCGCCTGATCCCGGACGGGGTGCTCGACCGCTTCGCCTTCTCCGGCACCCCCGCACAGGTCGCCGCCCAGGCCCAGCAACTCATCGACGCCGGGGTCCGGCGGGTGGAGTTCGGCACCCCGCACGGGCTGACCGACGACCGGGGCGTCGACCTGCTCGGCACCGCCGTACTGCCCCTGTTGCGTCGCTGA
- a CDS encoding GNAT family N-acetyltransferase, with product MRITDIDPGGDEALARTLLPIQHAAYAVEASIIGDDRIPPLHETLDELRAAPLRWLGALDDGRLVGAMAWSENPTELDIDRLVVDPTAHRRGTGTALVRTLLASAGDRRVVVATGAANLPARRLYERLDFRLIGEREVIPGLRIAEYVREPAT from the coding sequence GTGCGGATCACCGACATCGACCCCGGCGGGGACGAGGCGCTGGCCCGGACGCTGCTGCCGATCCAGCACGCGGCGTACGCGGTGGAGGCGTCGATCATCGGCGACGATCGCATCCCACCCCTGCACGAGACGCTTGACGAGTTGCGCGCCGCGCCGCTGCGGTGGCTCGGCGCCCTGGACGACGGACGGCTGGTCGGGGCGATGGCCTGGTCGGAGAACCCCACCGAGCTGGACATCGACCGGCTCGTGGTGGACCCGACGGCCCACCGTCGCGGCACCGGCACCGCCCTGGTGCGGACGCTCCTCGCCTCGGCCGGTGACCGGCGAGTCGTGGTCGCCACGGGTGCGGCGAACCTCCCGGCCCGCCGGCTCTACGAACGTCTCGACTTCCGCCTGATCGGTGAGCGCGAGGTCATCCCCGGCCTCCGGATCGCCGAGTACGTCCGCGAACCGGCCACCTGA
- a CDS encoding helix-turn-helix domain-containing protein — translation MRSTGSHPVPEQARPEDGGTGHTPADLVGARIRQYRKERGLTLRGLASRSGLSIGFLSQVERGISSIGLTALGSVAKALDRTVGDFFDASTAPAGGTVTTLPHHFSLTRAETTATQYVSGQQTYRMLSERGPDLLLEPMLVHIAPGGRRETAYGHAGEEFAYVISGELLYEVNGVEHRLRPGDSVHLRSTVPHAMYNDTDAVTTVVSVVTPRLF, via the coding sequence ATGCGGTCCACGGGCAGTCATCCGGTTCCGGAGCAGGCCCGCCCCGAAGACGGGGGCACCGGCCACACCCCGGCCGACCTGGTCGGCGCCCGGATCCGCCAGTACCGCAAGGAGCGCGGGCTGACCCTGCGCGGTCTCGCGTCCCGCTCCGGGTTGTCGATCGGCTTCCTGTCCCAGGTCGAGCGCGGCATCTCCTCGATCGGGCTGACCGCGCTCGGCAGCGTGGCCAAGGCGCTGGACCGGACGGTGGGCGACTTCTTCGACGCCAGCACCGCGCCGGCCGGGGGCACCGTCACCACACTGCCCCACCACTTCTCGTTGACCAGGGCGGAGACCACCGCCACGCAGTACGTCTCCGGTCAGCAGACCTACCGGATGCTCTCCGAACGCGGGCCGGACCTGCTGCTCGAACCAATGCTGGTGCACATCGCCCCCGGCGGCCGGCGGGAGACCGCGTACGGCCACGCGGGCGAGGAGTTCGCCTACGTCATCTCCGGCGAGCTGCTCTACGAGGTCAACGGCGTCGAGCACCGGCTGCGTCCGGGAGACAGCGTGCACCTGCGCTCCACGGTGCCGCACGCGATGTACAACGACACCGACGCGGTGACCACCGTGGTCTCGGTCGTCACACCCCGACTGTTCTGA
- a CDS encoding zinc-binding dehydrogenase encodes MIRRLVAYDTGEPGRVLSVADRPDDPAPGPGEVQLAVRTVGLNFLDVSLCRGEYPVRPEPPMTPGVEAAGRVVAAGAGAEHLLGQEVLACPALPRGALGDTVTVDATVVVPRPSTVDPTSAAALPVTYQTAWFALERAGVTAGRTVLVHAGAGGVGIAVTQLAVARGARVVATAGGPAKTGVCRAQGASVAIDYTGEDFVAAVREATDGQGVDVVVDPVGGDLLARSLDCLAFEGRLVSVGAAGGPPPPVDPARLIAANADLIGLSWGSQYPWRRPEAVAAAYRALFDLCDSGAVRPPVSRVVPLAQAPAALDDLAARRTTGKIIVRLDEEERG; translated from the coding sequence ATGATCCGGCGGCTGGTCGCGTACGACACGGGTGAACCCGGTCGGGTGCTGTCGGTGGCCGACCGGCCCGACGACCCCGCGCCCGGTCCCGGCGAGGTCCAACTCGCGGTGCGCACCGTGGGGCTGAACTTCCTCGACGTCTCGCTCTGCCGGGGCGAGTACCCGGTGCGGCCGGAGCCGCCGATGACCCCGGGTGTCGAGGCGGCCGGTCGGGTGGTGGCGGCCGGCGCCGGTGCCGAGCACCTGCTGGGTCAGGAGGTGCTCGCCTGCCCGGCGCTGCCGCGCGGTGCCCTCGGCGACACCGTGACGGTCGACGCGACCGTGGTGGTGCCCCGCCCCTCCACCGTCGACCCGACGAGTGCGGCGGCCCTGCCGGTCACCTACCAGACCGCCTGGTTCGCGCTGGAACGCGCCGGGGTCACCGCCGGGAGGACGGTGCTGGTGCACGCCGGTGCCGGTGGGGTCGGCATCGCGGTCACCCAACTCGCCGTGGCCCGGGGCGCGCGGGTGGTCGCGACCGCCGGTGGCCCGGCGAAGACCGGGGTGTGCCGGGCCCAGGGCGCCTCCGTGGCGATCGACTACACCGGCGAGGACTTCGTGGCGGCGGTCCGGGAGGCCACCGACGGGCAGGGCGTGGACGTGGTCGTCGACCCGGTCGGCGGCGACCTGCTCGCCCGCTCGTTGGACTGCCTGGCCTTCGAGGGGCGGCTGGTCAGTGTCGGCGCGGCCGGTGGCCCGCCACCGCCGGTCGACCCGGCCCGGCTGATCGCGGCGAACGCCGACCTGATCGGGCTCTCCTGGGGTTCGCAGTACCCGTGGCGTCGCCCCGAGGCGGTCGCCGCCGCCTACCGGGCGCTGTTCGACCTCTGCGACTCCGGCGCGGTCCGGCCCCCGGTCAGCCGGGTGGTGCCGCTGGCACAGGCTCCGGCGGCCCTGGACGACCTGGCCGCCCGGCGGACCACCGGCAAGATCATCGTACGGCTCGACGAGGAGGAGCGAGGATGA
- a CDS encoding helix-turn-helix domain-containing protein — METLPVGRRVAYWRGRRKLSQQVFADRLGKSKSWVDKVERGVRSLDKVSTLQEVATVLRIDTAVLLGRDVQPTDVSDRTADVERAHAADPMAGRGSLVEAYRITASLLVKLGEPDLAWLAVDRAMTAASRDRILVAAAAVQLGQVLRGCGQVRAARSAMLAAAYRIVPPTIKDGTPAELSLGGALLVQAALAAARSGDEAAVVDLFGEATALAAQVGDGHDHHRTGFGPTAVQTARVTAAVELGDGGDAVAWHEKTTDRDGWRWLPVEYRAAHLIDAARAYLHTDDPVSAGRALMEADRMAPAEVRHRPAGRDVLAQIVRDPTAPTTLVHLAATVGVG; from the coding sequence TTGGAGACGCTGCCGGTGGGGCGTCGGGTGGCGTACTGGCGGGGGCGGCGGAAGCTGTCGCAGCAGGTGTTCGCTGACCGCCTGGGGAAGTCGAAGAGTTGGGTGGACAAGGTCGAGCGGGGAGTGCGCTCGCTGGACAAGGTGTCCACGCTCCAGGAAGTCGCCACGGTCCTGCGCATCGACACGGCGGTGCTGCTTGGCAGGGACGTCCAGCCCACCGACGTGTCCGACCGGACCGCAGACGTCGAACGCGCTCACGCGGCGGACCCGATGGCGGGTCGGGGGTCGCTGGTGGAGGCGTACCGGATCACCGCGTCGCTGTTGGTGAAGCTGGGTGAGCCGGACCTGGCGTGGCTGGCGGTCGATCGGGCGATGACCGCTGCCTCCAGGGACCGCATCCTGGTGGCCGCCGCAGCGGTGCAACTCGGTCAGGTGCTGCGGGGGTGTGGGCAGGTGCGGGCGGCCAGGTCGGCCATGTTGGCCGCCGCCTACCGGATCGTGCCGCCGACCATCAAGGATGGCACACCTGCGGAACTGTCGCTGGGCGGAGCCCTACTGGTGCAGGCGGCGTTGGCTGCCGCCCGATCAGGCGACGAGGCGGCGGTGGTCGATCTGTTCGGCGAGGCGACAGCGCTGGCCGCCCAGGTCGGCGACGGGCACGACCACCACCGCACCGGGTTCGGGCCGACGGCGGTGCAGACGGCCAGGGTGACCGCAGCGGTGGAGTTGGGCGACGGCGGCGACGCCGTGGCCTGGCACGAGAAGACGACCGACCGCGACGGCTGGCGGTGGCTGCCCGTCGAGTACCGCGCCGCGCACCTGATCGACGCTGCCCGCGCGTACCTGCACACCGATGATCCGGTCAGCGCGGGCCGGGCACTGATGGAGGCTGACCGGATGGCGCCGGCCGAGGTCCGGCACCGTCCGGCGGGCCGGGACGTACTCGCTCAGATCGTCCGCGACCCCACCGCCCCGACGACGCTCGTGCACCTCGCCGCCACCGTCGGGGTGGGTTGA
- a CDS encoding nuclear transport factor 2 family protein — protein MTIVAADAAHIAALIDDLYAAFLAGDRHRFDGHLHADVTTWETHLPGPLRTRAELDAYRDQRDAAGRRPQLAVLSAQDKRIDVWGDVGLARYLLIARACAEDPPSSARVTDVLRRVNGRWQIVHHHAESVDDAVAAR, from the coding sequence ATGACGATCGTGGCAGCCGACGCGGCGCACATCGCCGCGCTCATCGACGACCTGTACGCGGCCTTCCTCGCCGGGGACCGCCACCGCTTCGACGGGCACCTGCACGCCGACGTGACCACCTGGGAGACCCACCTGCCCGGGCCGCTGCGGACCCGGGCGGAGCTGGACGCGTACCGCGACCAGCGCGACGCTGCCGGTCGACGCCCGCAGTTGGCCGTGCTCTCGGCGCAGGACAAGCGCATCGACGTGTGGGGCGACGTGGGCCTGGCCCGCTACCTTCTGATCGCGCGGGCTTGCGCCGAGGACCCGCCGTCGTCCGCCCGCGTCACCGACGTGCTGCGTCGCGTCAACGGCCGATGGCAGATCGTGCACCACCACGCCGAGTCGGTGGACGACGCGGTGGCGGCGCGATGA
- a CDS encoding alpha/beta hydrolase, producing MDVTVLVGPELTADLALLESLTTATAADLGGTGRLVAVDSTAALESALAATAAPVVVLPGPTASARALMSGAASHVVWYDLTVSTAVAGARHLSGRGVWGLVWAIRHAVYQHRSPAVRVAYGAHADQWGELRLPTADTARPVPVAVLLHGGFWRSYWGADLMDALAVDLAARGYAAWNVEYRRPDRHGWDATTTDVAAALAVLPVVTDTGALDLDRIVVLGHSAGGQLALRAAADLADPASAPRVALAVSLAGVLDLAEADGRQLGDGAVSAALGGTPTTVPQRYAAGDPMARLPIGVPTLLVQGAGDSPDLVDINRRYAVAARAAGDELTHLELPGDHFDVIGPGSAIWQATMEQVGRYLGR from the coding sequence ATGGACGTCACCGTGCTGGTCGGCCCGGAACTCACCGCCGACCTCGCCCTGCTGGAGTCGCTCACCACGGCCACCGCCGCCGACCTCGGCGGTACCGGTCGCCTGGTGGCCGTCGACTCCACCGCCGCGCTGGAATCGGCGCTGGCGGCCACCGCCGCGCCGGTGGTGGTGCTGCCCGGCCCGACCGCCTCCGCCCGGGCCCTGATGAGCGGGGCCGCCTCGCACGTTGTCTGGTACGACCTCACCGTGTCCACCGCCGTCGCCGGTGCGCGCCACCTCTCCGGCCGGGGTGTCTGGGGGTTGGTCTGGGCGATCCGTCACGCGGTGTACCAGCACCGGTCCCCGGCGGTACGCGTTGCCTACGGCGCGCACGCCGACCAGTGGGGTGAGCTGCGACTGCCCACAGCGGACACGGCACGTCCGGTGCCGGTCGCGGTGCTGCTGCACGGCGGCTTCTGGCGGTCGTACTGGGGCGCCGACCTGATGGACGCGCTCGCCGTGGACCTGGCCGCGCGCGGCTACGCGGCGTGGAACGTGGAGTACCGGCGGCCGGATCGGCACGGCTGGGACGCCACCACCACCGACGTGGCGGCGGCGCTGGCGGTGCTGCCCGTCGTGACCGACACCGGTGCGCTGGACCTGGACCGGATCGTCGTTCTCGGCCACTCGGCCGGTGGGCAACTGGCGCTGCGGGCGGCGGCGGACCTGGCCGACCCCGCCTCGGCGCCACGGGTCGCCCTGGCGGTGTCGCTGGCCGGGGTGCTGGACCTTGCCGAGGCCGACGGCCGTCAGCTCGGTGACGGCGCGGTCAGTGCCGCCCTCGGCGGCACCCCGACGACCGTCCCGCAGCGGTACGCGGCCGGCGACCCGATGGCGCGACTGCCGATCGGGGTGCCCACGCTGCTGGTGCAGGGGGCCGGCGACAGCCCGGACCTGGTCGACATCAACCGCCGGTACGCGGTGGCGGCGCGGGCGGCCGGTGACGAGCTGACCCACCTCGAACTGCCCGGCGACCACTTCGACGTGATCGGTCCCGGCTCGGCGATCTGGCAGGCCACCATGGAGCAGGTGGGGCGCTACCTCGGGCGGTGA